Proteins encoded within one genomic window of Solibaculum mannosilyticum:
- the yfmF gene encoding EF-P 5-aminopentanol modification-associated protein YfmF, translating into MPDLTRRSIGEGIDFLPIANHQFKTGLLTVSLHLPLQKEAAAQNAILPQLLARTCRAYPDMTALNEKLAQLYGARLFDNVGRLGENQVLSIGILFLDDRYALDDTSVSDQCAELLCDLLFDPALEDEKFRAADVEREKRVLTEVIQSEIVDKRTYSKNRCEQIMCEGEAYGVSRYGTVEQVAALTPAQVTKAWRDALENAYVSVSTLGDIKSDALVKRMQEAFSRCNRKKPERPAPQIVPAPAKVKEVAEQLPVQQAKLVLGFRTSIAEPSDEVMAARVMTALFGGTPTSKLFLNVREKLSLCYYCAARYDRQKGVLLVESGIERPNKEKAQAEILRQLDDLKQGKFTDEELAATILSVQNSFRTVSDSQFGLGNWYESQLFDRRFQSPEEAAESAGRVTRDQVIAAAKTVTLDTVYLLEGEEAKA; encoded by the coding sequence ATGCCGGATCTTACCCGCCGTTCCATCGGCGAGGGAATTGACTTCTTACCCATTGCAAATCACCAGTTTAAAACCGGCTTGCTGACCGTCAGCCTGCATTTGCCGCTTCAGAAAGAAGCTGCCGCACAAAATGCGATCCTGCCTCAGCTTCTGGCCCGTACCTGCCGGGCATACCCCGATATGACGGCCCTCAACGAGAAGCTGGCCCAATTGTATGGCGCGAGGCTGTTTGACAATGTGGGACGTCTGGGGGAAAACCAGGTGCTCAGCATCGGCATCCTGTTCCTGGATGACCGCTATGCTTTGGACGATACTTCGGTTTCCGACCAATGCGCTGAACTTCTGTGCGATCTGCTTTTTGATCCTGCGCTGGAGGATGAGAAATTCCGTGCCGCCGATGTGGAACGGGAAAAGAGGGTCCTTACTGAAGTTATCCAGTCGGAGATTGTGGATAAACGGACTTATTCGAAAAACCGCTGTGAACAAATCATGTGCGAAGGGGAGGCCTACGGAGTCAGCCGGTACGGTACGGTGGAGCAAGTCGCAGCCCTGACGCCTGCCCAGGTCACAAAGGCGTGGAGGGATGCGCTGGAAAACGCTTATGTGTCGGTGTCCACTCTGGGGGACATCAAATCGGATGCGCTGGTCAAACGGATGCAGGAAGCGTTTTCCCGGTGCAACCGGAAAAAGCCGGAACGTCCGGCGCCTCAGATTGTCCCAGCCCCTGCCAAAGTCAAAGAGGTGGCCGAGCAGCTGCCGGTCCAACAGGCAAAATTGGTGCTGGGATTCCGCACATCCATCGCCGAGCCCTCCGATGAGGTCATGGCGGCGCGGGTGATGACGGCCCTTTTCGGCGGCACCCCGACTTCCAAATTGTTCCTGAATGTGCGGGAGAAATTGAGCCTTTGCTATTACTGCGCCGCACGGTACGACCGTCAGAAGGGCGTACTGCTGGTGGAAAGCGGTATCGAGCGTCCCAACAAAGAAAAGGCCCAGGCAGAGATTCTCCGCCAGCTTGATGATCTCAAACAAGGCAAATTCACAGACGAGGAATTGGCAGCCACCATCTTAAGCGTCCAGAACTCCTTCCGTACGGTCAGCGATTCCCAGTTCGGACTGGGCAACTGGTATGAAAGCCAGCTGTTTGACCGGAGGTTCCAGTCACCGGAAGAGGCTGCCGAGTCGGCCGGACGTGTCACCCGGGATCAGGTCATCGCCGCCGCCAAAACCGTGACGCTTGACACCGTCTATCTGCTGGAGGGAGAGGAGGCAAAGGCATGA
- the yfmH gene encoding EF-P 5-aminopentanol modification-associated protein YfmH has translation MKIQEIQNERLGEKIFKIDHRSGLTIYVCPKEGYQSTYAIFGTQYGSIDTKFRRKGEKEWTTVPEGIAHYLEHKLFESEDGDAFARYAKTGASANAYTSFDQTCYLFSCTENFDQSLEILLDFVQSPYFTEETVRKEQGIIGQEIRMYDDAPDWRVQFNLLAALYQNHPVRIDIAGTVESIAQIDAELLYRCYRTFYNLKNMVLTVAGKVTVDQVLAVADRMLKPNTPIEIERGFVEEPDDVMQSRVEQRLAVTTPLFTIGFKEHSNGGIVPASQVAYTNILLEMLTGKASPLYRRLVDEGLINDNFGAEYFEGRGYSAPLIAGESKDPDAVDAAIKKEIVRMREQGVDAEAFETARRTLYGQAVMGFNSVDNLANRLASCHFTGRGLYDMVECIANATKEDVEKRLKESFDEKRSALSIILPA, from the coding sequence ATGAAGATTCAAGAGATTCAAAACGAACGTCTGGGTGAAAAGATCTTTAAGATCGATCACCGGTCGGGCTTGACCATCTATGTGTGCCCCAAGGAGGGATACCAATCGACGTATGCCATCTTTGGCACCCAGTACGGTTCTATAGATACCAAATTTCGTCGCAAAGGGGAGAAGGAATGGACCACCGTTCCCGAGGGCATCGCCCATTACCTGGAGCACAAGCTCTTTGAGAGCGAGGACGGCGACGCCTTTGCCCGTTACGCCAAAACGGGAGCTTCCGCCAATGCATACACCTCCTTTGACCAGACCTGTTATCTGTTTTCCTGCACGGAGAATTTCGACCAGTCCCTGGAGATTTTACTGGACTTTGTCCAGTCCCCCTATTTCACCGAAGAGACCGTGCGCAAAGAACAGGGGATCATCGGCCAGGAAATCCGCATGTACGATGATGCGCCCGACTGGAGGGTCCAGTTTAATCTGTTGGCCGCTTTGTATCAGAATCACCCGGTGCGCATCGATATCGCCGGGACGGTGGAGTCCATCGCCCAGATCGATGCCGAACTTCTGTACCGCTGTTACCGCACCTTCTATAACTTAAAGAATATGGTGCTGACAGTGGCGGGCAAGGTGACGGTAGATCAAGTGTTGGCTGTGGCCGATCGGATGCTCAAGCCCAATACCCCCATTGAAATTGAGCGGGGATTTGTGGAAGAGCCGGACGACGTCATGCAGTCCAGAGTGGAGCAGAGGCTGGCGGTTACCACTCCGCTTTTCACCATCGGGTTTAAGGAGCATTCCAACGGTGGTATTGTGCCGGCCTCCCAGGTGGCCTATACCAATATTTTGCTGGAGATGCTCACCGGCAAAGCGTCGCCGCTGTACCGCCGTCTGGTGGACGAGGGCCTCATCAACGATAACTTTGGCGCTGAATACTTTGAAGGACGGGGTTATTCCGCGCCCTTGATTGCCGGAGAATCCAAGGATCCCGATGCTGTGGACGCCGCCATTAAAAAGGAAATCGTCCGTATGCGGGAACAGGGCGTGGATGCCGAGGCCTTTGAGACAGCCCGCCGCACCTTATATGGCCAGGCGGTCATGGGCTTTAACAGTGTGGATAATCTTGCCAATCGGTTGGCTTCCTGTCACTTCACCGGCCGCGGCCTATACGATATGGTGGAATGTATTGCAAACGCCACCAAAGAGGATGTTGAGAAACGTCTCAAAGAATCCTTTGACGAGAAAAGAAGCGCGTTGTCGATCATTTTACCGGCATAA
- the lgt gene encoding prolipoprotein diacylglyceryl transferase, translated as MESTISFPNLGDGLTFTIDRVAFSFNLFGQQVDIYWYGILIALGMLLAVLYAMRNAKRLDVNSDRLLDVILGGIIGGIIGARLYYVLFNLSDFTSFADVFNVKQGGLAIYGGLIGGLLVGGLICKWRKVSFFSVCDLAAVGFLIGQGIGRWGNFINQEAFGTNTNLPWGMTGDHISSYLYTNTQWLADHGVDVDFTQPVHPCFLYESIWCLIGVILLHLLSKRRRYKGQVFVGYVVWYGIGRFFIEGLRTDSLYIGSSNIRISQLLSGLVVIAAVIAHFIIMSKVKERESEDPNYVPVFGTVEQGGSLEDLRLAAAKQRALASSLTEEAQSLREQAAQLEKQEMEEAQKAASQDEPDQEVPDSEEASAKEEVPSQADEGQPKETSEQLIQKAEEAEKKAEEASEEASRLEQEAAKVQRQREASSLIAKASDLEKEAQSLKETAKTLRESREEGAEEKAQEAEAKAVQLEKEAKDYRRVAQKQNDEEDEVEDAAPVQKDNEEGEDING; from the coding sequence GTGGAATCGACCATATCCTTTCCCAACCTAGGAGACGGCTTGACCTTTACCATCGACCGGGTAGCTTTTTCCTTTAATTTATTCGGCCAGCAGGTGGATATCTATTGGTATGGGATCTTGATTGCCCTAGGTATGCTGTTGGCGGTGCTGTACGCCATGCGCAATGCAAAACGTTTGGACGTCAATTCCGACCGTCTGTTGGATGTCATTCTGGGCGGTATCATCGGAGGTATCATCGGAGCAAGGCTTTACTACGTCCTATTTAACCTTTCGGACTTCACCAGTTTTGCAGATGTCTTTAATGTAAAGCAAGGCGGTCTAGCCATTTACGGCGGTCTGATCGGCGGCTTGCTGGTGGGAGGTCTCATCTGTAAATGGCGCAAGGTGTCCTTTTTCAGCGTATGCGACCTTGCGGCGGTGGGATTCCTCATCGGCCAGGGTATCGGACGATGGGGCAACTTTATCAACCAAGAGGCCTTCGGTACCAACACCAATCTCCCTTGGGGAATGACCGGCGACCATATTTCCAGCTATCTCTACACCAATACGCAGTGGCTGGCCGATCACGGCGTGGACGTAGACTTCACCCAACCGGTACATCCTTGTTTCCTCTATGAATCCATCTGGTGCCTGATCGGCGTGATCCTTTTGCATCTGCTGAGCAAACGCCGCCGGTATAAAGGCCAGGTCTTTGTGGGATACGTTGTGTGGTACGGTATCGGCCGTTTCTTCATCGAAGGACTGCGTACCGACAGTCTTTACATCGGCAGCTCCAACATCCGTATTTCTCAATTGCTGTCCGGATTGGTGGTCATCGCCGCCGTCATCGCTCACTTCATTATCATGAGCAAAGTCAAGGAAAGGGAAAGCGAAGATCCCAATTATGTGCCGGTGTTTGGCACGGTGGAACAGGGCGGATCCTTAGAGGATTTGCGCTTGGCGGCTGCGAAACAGCGTGCCCTTGCATCCAGCCTGACAGAGGAGGCCCAGTCCCTGCGGGAACAGGCTGCCCAACTGGAGAAACAGGAGATGGAAGAAGCGCAGAAAGCTGCATCTCAGGATGAGCCTGATCAGGAAGTCCCGGATTCTGAGGAAGCATCCGCCAAAGAGGAAGTGCCTTCCCAGGCCGATGAGGGACAACCTAAGGAGACGTCCGAGCAGTTGATCCAAAAGGCCGAGGAAGCTGAGAAAAAGGCCGAAGAGGCCAGCGAAGAAGCCTCCCGCCTTGAACAGGAAGCGGCAAAGGTGCAGAGGCAGAGGGAAGCCTCTTCCCTCATTGCCAAGGCGTCTGATTTGGAAAAAGAGGCTCAGAGCCTGAAAGAGACAGCCAAAACCCTGCGGGAAAGCAGGGAAGAAGGAGCCGAGGAGAAGGCTCAGGAAGCCGAAGCAAAGGCTGTTCAGCTGGAAAAAGAGGCCAAGGATTACCGTCGTGTGGCACAGAAGCAAAATGACGAGGAGGATGAAGTGGAAGACGCCGCTCCTGTACAGAAGGACAACGAGGAAGGGGAAGATATAAATGGCTAA
- the folD gene encoding bifunctional methylenetetrahydrofolate dehydrogenase/methenyltetrahydrofolate cyclohydrolase FolD translates to MAKLINGKEVSAQVKARVAAETEELKKKGIVPGLAVILVGDDPASQVYVRNKKRACEEVGFLSEEYRLAADVTQDELLSLIESLNARSDISGILVQLPLPKHLDEKAVLNVISPLKDVDAFQPVNVGRIMIGDYHFLPCTPAGVMELLKSADVDLCGKRAVVIGRSNIVGKPMAMLLMHENATVTICHSRTKDLPSVCREADVLVAAIGKAKFVTADFVKPGAAVIDVGMNRDENGKLCGDVDFDSVEPVAGCITPVPGGVGPMTIAMLMQNTLMAAKIQNGMIK, encoded by the coding sequence ATGGCTAAATTAATCAATGGCAAGGAGGTTTCAGCCCAGGTCAAAGCACGGGTGGCGGCTGAAACAGAGGAACTCAAGAAAAAAGGAATTGTACCGGGCCTGGCGGTCATCCTGGTGGGGGACGACCCTGCTTCTCAGGTGTATGTCCGCAATAAAAAGAGGGCCTGTGAAGAGGTGGGATTTTTGTCGGAGGAGTATCGTCTGGCGGCCGACGTCACTCAGGATGAACTCCTTTCCCTCATCGAGAGCCTCAATGCACGCAGCGACATCAGCGGCATTCTGGTGCAGCTTCCCCTTCCCAAGCATCTGGATGAGAAGGCTGTGCTCAATGTCATCTCGCCTCTCAAGGATGTGGATGCATTCCAGCCGGTCAATGTGGGACGCATCATGATCGGTGATTATCACTTTTTGCCCTGCACTCCGGCCGGAGTTATGGAACTTTTGAAATCGGCGGATGTGGATTTGTGTGGAAAACGGGCGGTAGTCATCGGCCGCAGCAACATTGTGGGAAAACCAATGGCTATGCTTCTGATGCATGAGAATGCCACTGTCACCATCTGCCACTCCAGGACAAAGGATCTTCCGTCTGTATGCCGGGAGGCTGACGTATTGGTAGCAGCCATTGGCAAGGCCAAATTTGTCACCGCTGACTTCGTAAAACCGGGAGCGGCTGTTATTGATGTGGGTATGAACCGGGATGAAAATGGAAAGCTGTGCGGCGATGTGGATTTTGATTCCGTAGAGCCTGTAGCTGGATGCATTACCCCTGTTCCAGGAGGCGTCGGTCCCATGACAATCGCCATGTTAATGCAAAATACTCTCATGGCTGCCAAAATTCAAAATGGCATGATAAAATAA
- a CDS encoding sigma-70 family RNA polymerase sigma factor, with product MFDSVSDEQLVQKARQGEQEAFAALFTRYAPLVESKAADLAPGLEPDDLKQEGRMGLLSAVLTFDPARGVPFRAYASVCVSHRVSSARRTAFKHSMLHSSLSLNGEESSALEEVPDAGADPEQQVIQWEESSRIYTSLTERLSPLEKKSLLLYLSGSTYEEIAEKLGCTFKAIDNALQRVRRKLRNIHT from the coding sequence TTGTTTGATTCCGTTTCAGATGAACAGTTGGTGCAAAAGGCCCGTCAAGGTGAACAAGAAGCTTTTGCCGCATTGTTTACCCGATATGCTCCGTTGGTGGAGAGCAAGGCTGCTGATTTGGCGCCAGGGCTTGAGCCGGACGATCTGAAGCAGGAAGGGCGGATGGGACTTCTGTCGGCAGTGCTTACATTTGATCCTGCCCGTGGAGTGCCGTTTCGTGCCTATGCGTCGGTGTGCGTCAGCCATCGCGTGTCAAGCGCAAGGCGCACAGCTTTCAAACATTCTATGTTGCATTCATCCCTCTCTTTGAACGGCGAGGAATCGTCGGCATTGGAGGAGGTTCCGGATGCTGGAGCGGATCCGGAACAACAGGTCATTCAGTGGGAAGAATCCAGCCGGATTTATACCTCCTTGACCGAAAGGTTATCTCCCTTGGAGAAGAAATCGCTTTTGCTTTATCTCAGCGGCTCGACTTACGAGGAAATTGCAGAAAAACTAGGCTGCACTTTTAAGGCGATAGATAACGCCCTGCAACGCGTCAGACGAAAGCTGCGAAATATCCACACATAA
- a CDS encoding zinc-ribbon domain containing protein, with protein MYEDKTLVCKDCGAEFVFTAGEQEFYASKGFVNEPQRCKACRDARKNASKADREMHTAVCANCGKEARVPFKPREDRPVYCSECFAQMRGE; from the coding sequence ATGTACGAGGATAAGACACTTGTCTGCAAAGACTGCGGCGCTGAATTTGTTTTCACTGCTGGCGAACAGGAATTCTATGCTTCCAAGGGTTTCGTGAATGAGCCCCAGCGTTGCAAAGCTTGCCGTGATGCCCGCAAGAACGCATCCAAAGCTGACCGTGAGATGCATACCGCTGTTTGCGCAAACTGCGGTAAGGAAGCCAGAGTTCCCTTTAAGCCCCGCGAGGACCGTCCGGTCTACTGCAGCGAGTGCTTTGCCCAGATGCGTGGCGAATAA